In Eleutherodactylus coqui strain aEleCoq1 chromosome 4, aEleCoq1.hap1, whole genome shotgun sequence, the following are encoded in one genomic region:
- the ATP6AP2 gene encoding renin receptor, with product MVRPAVLTGLCALLAVAAADFSVLKSPQNQIFRPGNWPVPGERIPDVIALSMGFSVEEDLSWPGLGVGNIFQRPRACIVVNVMGVDKLPLPDTNVISYPVEDAVPYTVDSVVNSIHAVFSEDMPLVLQLAPIEERVYMVGKANTVFEDLAVTLRQLRSRLEQENSILSTVSLGSLYKNDEIDRLFMSEMQSLQDIPNLLSRHKHLAKDNVPDIYALEFTGLEEIKKRYGQDSEKFKDATRILSECLQKFADDMYSIYGGNAIVEVVAVETFETPLTRKSRSILEAQTATAPSNPYNLAYDYNFDYAVIFNIILWIMIGLALSVIAVSYNLWNMDPGYDSIIYRMTNQKIRMD from the exons ATGGTCCGTCCGGCGGTACTCACCGGCCTCTGTGCGCTCTTAGCAG TTGCAGCTGCTGACTTTAGTGTCCTGAAGTCCCCACAGAACCAGATCTTCAGACCCGGGAACTGGCCCGTTCCTGGAGAGCGGATTCCAGATGTGATTGCCTTGTCTATGGGCTTCTCTGTAGAAGAG GATTTGTCTTGGCCAGGGCTTGGAGTCGGCAATATATTTCAGCGTCCGCGCGCCTGTATCGTGGTAAATGTGATGGGTGTGGACAAGCTCCCTTTACCAGATACCAATGTGATTTCCTACCCAGTAGAGGAT GCTGTTCCCTATACTGTGGACAGTGTTGTGAACTCCATCCATGCGGTGTTTTCTGAAGATATGCCACTAGTTCTACAGCTTGCCCCCATTGAGGAG AGAGTATATATGGTTGGAAAGGCCAATACAGTGTTTGAAGACCTCGCAGTCACATTACGTCAGCTGAGAAGTCGCTTGGAGCAGGAAAACTCCATTCTTTCCACTGTGTCTTTAGGATCTTTATACAAGAATGATGAA ATTGACAGACTGTTTATGTCCGAAATGCAAAGTCTTCAAGACATCCCAAATTTG CTTTCTCGGCATAAGCATCTGGCCAAAGATAATGTTCCGGATATTTATGCCTTGGAATTTACCGGTCTGGAAGAGATCAAGAAACGTTACGGACAGGACTCTGAGAAGTTTAAGGATGCCACCAGAATTCTGTCGGAATGTCTACAGAAA TTTGCTGATGACATGTACAGTATTTATGGGGGAAATGCAATTGTGGAAGTCGTCGCAGTGGAAACATTCGAGACCCCGCTGACAAGGAAGAGCCGTTCTATCCTGGAAGCTCAAACAGCT ACTGCTCCCAGCAATCCCTACAACTTGGCCTACGATTATAACTTCGACTATGCTGTCATCTTCAACATCATCTTGTGGATTATGATTGGCCTGGCTCTTTCTGTTATTGCAGTCTCGTACAACCTTTGGAACATGGACCCTGGCTATGACAGTATCATCTACAGAATGACCAACCAGAAGATCAGGATGGACTAG